From Schistocerca americana isolate TAMUIC-IGC-003095 chromosome 9, iqSchAmer2.1, whole genome shotgun sequence, the proteins below share one genomic window:
- the LOC124551128 gene encoding general transcription factor 3C polypeptide 6-like — MDVDAHDVESSEQDDEYEEEEILVELKFEGGNLHEPLLNQQGVHFKLIGATTAKPVLQLGEQIFAGQYVDAMGTTIIFEEDESMPYYDPVFSTNPESPLRYYASTRKCLVMSRIFIKEKKEGEEAHGGEEEEDEKDGQYEQPKAEPSSAGGEKGLREEGERGVQGDVADDADWETEEEK, encoded by the coding sequence ATGGATGTCGATGCTCACGATGTAGAGAGTAGCGAGCAGGATGACGAGTACGAAGAGGAAGAGATTTTAGTGGAACTGAAGTTCGAAGGTGGCAACTTGCACGAACCTTTACTGAACCAACAAGGCGTGCATTTCAAGCTTATAGGCGCCACTACAGCGAAGCCAGTATTGCAGCTTGGCGAGCAGATTTTCGCTGGTCAATATGTCGACGCCATGGGGACTACTATAATCTTCGAGGAGGACGAGTCGATGCCATACTACGACCCCGTGTTTTCCACGAACCCGGAGAGTCCGCTGAGGTACTACGCGAGTACTCGCAAATGCCTCGTTATGTCACGGATCTTCATCAAGGAGAAGAAGGAAGGGGAAGAGGCACATGGCGGTGAAGAGGAGGAAGACGAAAAGGATGGGCAGTACGAACAGCCTAAAGCAGAGCCTTCGTCAGCTGGAGGCGAGAAAGGACTACGAGAAGAGGGAGAAAGAGGAGTCCAAGGTGACGTCGCGGACGACGCCGAttgggagacagaagaagaaaagtAA